TCGTTCTCTCACCCACACACTCGGGCTCACGCCCGCCGCCTGCCGCGCCATCAGAAGCGGCACGGCCGCGTAGGTGAGCCCAAAGACAAACACGAGTAACGCCGCGCCGCTGAGCACCACATACGCGACCACGGCGCTTGGAAGTACGGCACTTCCCAACCAATACGCCGCGCCAAGCACGCAGGCATCAACCGCCAACACCGCCGGCAGCGGCAGCAACGCCCGCAACAGCTGGACCAGCACGCGGCGCCATGACATGCCACGCACCGCCTGCAACTCGCCGCGCAGCCGCAGCACAACCCGCGCCGACATGCCGGCGGCGTCGATGTCCGCGGGCGCGGAATCGAGAAGCACGGCCATACGACCGAGCGGCAGCGGGGACACCCGGCACTCTTCGCACTCCCTTGCATGCGCCGTCAGGCGCGCTGCCCCGTCGGCCACCCCCTGCCCACCGTGGAATACCTGTTCGCTCACCGCTCCTCCTCCGTTCGGACGTGCGCAGCCAAGCGGGCCAGGGCGTTGTGCAAGCGGCTCTTCACGGTGCCTTTCGGGCAATCCAGAATAAGCGCCAACTCCTCTTCGCTGAGGTCGTGAAAGTAGCGCAAGATCAGCACCTCACGTTGCAGCTGGGGGAGCACGGCCAGCAGCCGGGCAGCGTCCATGCCGGCTTCGGCACGACCCAGGTCGACGGCGGCTTCCGCGGCATCTGGCGTCGGGACCGCATCGGCCCCCCCACGCCGGTGCCAGTCACGGCACAGATTGACGGCGATCTGGAACAGCCAGGTCGAGAATCGCCGCCCCGGATCGAAGCGTTCTGCCGCGCCGACCACGCGCAGCCAGGTCTCTTGGTACAGATCTTCAACCTCGCGTCCCGCGGTGTGCCGGTAGATGAAATGTGACAGCGGGCGTTCGTAGCGCCGCAGCAGCTCCTGGAGAGCCAGCTCGTCACCCCCTGCCACCTGGCCGATGAGGTCTTCATCTGTCGCCATCACTCCCGCATAGCATGATCAATGGGCCGAGGGATCAACCGGCGGCGGCGGTTTATCCTCGCGCCCGCTGAACTTGCGGGTAAGCGCCAGCGCCTCCTGCAGCCATCTCTCCAGCAGCGAATCTTCCCCTGGACTTCGCGGGATGACTACCCACAGACCGGCATACAGCAACGGACCAAGCAGATGAATGAAGGTGAGCACGACGAATACCAGGCGCACCAAGGCGACAGGCACCGCCAGCACGTGCGCCAGTGCGGCACACACCCCCGCCAGCCGTGCCTCCGGATGGCTCCGGTGCCAGCGAGATGGATCAAACGAGGTGAGCCGACTCCGACAGTACCGGCAGCGAATCGCCTCGGCCCGAATCTCCTCCCCGCAATAGGGGCATGGTTTCGTCTCCGCCATTTTCTCGCTCCCTTCCTGCACCGTAATACGTCCCGCAATGAAAAAGGTTCACCGCGTGCGGGCGTCTGGCTGGACCTCTACAGTATTGTGCGCTCGTCAGTGCAATGATAGTCGATCCCGGAGCAGCGTATGGGCACGGTAACTGAACTCCGCACCTTCCACCGGGGGCAAGGCCGCACTCCCGGGCGTTTGGTGACATGCGAGCACTGCGGCGAGCGACACCCCGTCGTCAAGCTCCGCGACGGCAGATCAGAGTGTGTCACCGCCTTCAGTGACGCGGGGCGTTGGTTCTGTCGCAATCGCGGTTGCCGCGCCGCGTGGCTGGCACGCCAAACGCGCGAACAAGATTGACCTCGGTCCAATAATGTTCCGCGCGCGCCCTGAGCGGCCCGTAGCCGTACGGATCGCTACGTGGACAGTCTTCGGGGCCGTGGTAGCGACGGCCGGAACCCGCCTGTGCCTGGCGTGGACCAGCGTCGCCATCCTGGTGGAGAAATCCCTGCCCGACGATGCCTTTTACTACTTCCAGATCGCCCGGCATCTGGCCCAGGGGGACGGCGTCACCTTCGATGGGCTAACGGCGACCAACGGTTTTCATCCGCTGTGGCTGGTGCTGATTACGCCGTTCTTTTATCTGTTTCCCGGCAATCCCGAGTTGCCGATCCATCTGGCGCTGGCGTTGTCGACGTTGCTGAGTCTCGCCACCCTGCTGTTCGTGTACGCCATTACGGCACAACTGACGGGCGACCGGTTCGCCGCCGCTTTGGCCGTCGCCCTCTATGCGTTCAACCCCTGGGTCGTCGTCGAGTCTCTCAACGGCCTTGAAACGGCGGTGGCCAATCTCTGTTTCGCCGCCATGGCGTGGTACTACCTCGCCTGCGACAACGTCTGGGACAACAGGCGGGCGCTCACCCTGGGATTACTCGCCGGGCTGACGGCACTGGCGCGCACCGACAACGTGTTGCTGTTCGTGGTCCTCCTACTCGCCCTGCGCGCCGGCCGGACTCCTCGGGCGTGGGTACGGCTCGTGCTGATCGCCGGCGTCACGGCGTCAGTCGTCGTCATGCCGTGGGTGCTGTGGTCTGCGTTGCGGGCAGGCTCGCCCATCCAGAGCAGCGGCCTGGCTGTGCCGTTCGTAATCCGCGGAAACATCGTTCCGGCCCTTGGTACCGACTCGCTTGCCCGATGGGTAGTGGGACAAACCCTCGAAGGGATCCGGCTGGCGTTGTCGTACTCCGGCACGCCGTGGCCGCCGTTGCCTTTTGTCCTGGCCGTCGTTGCACTTGCTGTTTCGGACTACAAGAAGGATTTCGCGCTGCGGAGGCAGCTCGGCCAACTGAACTTCATGGCAGCGGTGCTGCTTGCGCTCGTGCTGTTTCACTCCTCGTACCGGCTGTATCCTCGTGGGTGGTACTTCGTGCCGGTCGCATTCCTCTCCGCGCTCTACCTCGGCGTGCTACTCGCCAGCCTCCACAGGGCGGCACCGCGTCGCAGCACTACGATCGCGAGTGCCGTCGTCGTGCTCGTCATCGCCGGCATCAACGTCGTCGGCTTTGGCACCCGCTGGAGGACCGGCCTCTATCCCTGGCAAAGCGAGATGTTGACGGCGGCGCGCTGGCTGGGCGAGCACACCGATCCGTCCGCCAAGATCGGCGCGTTCAACGCCGGCATCATGGCCTACTGGAATCCCGAACGAACGGTGATCAACTTGGATGGGGTCGTCAACACCGATGCCTTTACCGCCATCCGGCACCGGCGCCTGTGGGCCTATATCGACCAGGCACAGCTCACCTACGTGCTCGATTACCAACCGTATTGGCGGGCGTCCCCGGCCACGTTTTCGAATGCGTACGGACCCTACCTGGGCGTTTCGCTTCCCGAGCATGTGAGCGTGGTGGCCACAATCCCGGGCACATTCGTTTCTTCGGATATCGTAATCATGAAGACCAAAGCGTCGCGGCTTATCCCAGAACCGGCGCTCGGGATCAAATAGATTCGTCTGCGGCCGGGCAACGAGATTACTGCGCGCCCGCCTGCCGGGCATCGTCGGGGGCGTTGAGGTTTTCCAGTAAACGCTCGGCCCGGGTCTGAAGCCGGCCGAAGCCCAGTTCCCGCGCCGTCGCCAGCGCCTCGATGAACAGCTGCCGGCCCTGCTCTCGATCACCTCGTATTGCCGCCAATTCCCCAGCCCCGAGCTGCGCCGCTGCCAGTGTCGAACGCGCCCCGATCTGCTGTGCCAGTTCGATGGCCTCCTGATACCGCTGCTCGGCATCATTCCACTGCTGCTCCCCGAGGCGCAGCATAACGTCACCGAGGGCCGTCGCGCAGAGGGCCTGGCGCAGCCGGCCGCCGGCATGGGCGTACGCCGTCTCAGCAAACCGACGGGCCCGCGCCGACTCTCCAACCGCCAGCAGGGTGTCAACCACCAGCAGGCTCTTCAGTGCCATGTCGCTCCGGGCGCCGTATCCCTGCTCGATCAGCTCCATGTACCGCGGCAGCGGCGGCGTCTCACCCAGCTCGACGCGAGCCGCCAGCGCCAGCGCCGCCGCCGTGCGGACGATGGCGACATTGCCGATGACCTCCGCAACCTGCAGGCTCGTCTCCGCCCACCGCCGCGCTTCGGCGTACTCTCCGCGTGCCAGGTGTACCGAGGCCACGGTCGCGGCGGTCATGCACTGGATTGTCCGATTGGAAGCCCGCACCGCCTGCTCGTACGTCCCTACGGCACCCTGCTGGGCACCTTGCAGGTCATCGCATAAGTACCGCAGCGACTCGCGCATCGAGCACGCTCCGAGGTAGAGATCCGAAAGCTGCTCATTTTGTCCCAGGCGCTCCAGCTCGCTCACCGCCCAGTCGATGGTCCGCATGCCGAGGTCGAAGCGCCCTGCGTACACGTACGCGAACGCCAGCGCGCGCGACACACTGATCGCCGTCAGCGCGAGCCCAGCGCCCTGTGCCACGCGCACCCCCTCCTCGACCAGGGGCAAGCCCTCGTTGAACTGCTCCCGCGGACCGCTCATGATCAGCAAACCGTGGAAGGTGCACGCGGCCGCGAGCGCCTCCGCATTCCCGAGGGCTTCGGCCAATGCCCGCGCCCGGCGCACCGGCTTCTCGATGCCGGTATCGGACGATCCATACAGAATGACCCCGCGACACAACCCCAGCGCCGCCTCGAGCAGCGCCGCCGCCAGCGGTCCGGTCGCCTCTTGTCCTTCCGGCAGGGCCGCGTCCGCCAACTCCCACGCTTGCCGGTAGAACCGCAGCGCCGCCGGGTACCACGGCAACTCCACCGCATCACGTGCCGCCCGCAGCAACGCCGCCAGCGCTTTCTCTCGATCATCGCCCAAGGCGAAGTGCTGCGCGATCAGCGCGGTGCGCTCCGCCGTCATATCGCCCGGCGCCGCTTCCAACACGGAACCAACACGCCCGTGCAAGCGCCGCCGCTCCTTCAGGAGGAGCGCTTCGTACGCCACCTCCTGCGTCAGGCTTTCGCCGAAACGGAATTCGTCGGTCGACAGAATGTTCTTCCGGTGTATGACGCCGACGCTCTCCAGTTTCTCCAGCGCGCCGGCCACGTCCAGGCCTTCGCTCTCCAGCAGCTTTTCCAACTGTGCCCGCTGAAACTGCCGCCCGAGCACGGCCGCAACCTGGACGACACGCTTGGCGTGGGGACCGAGCCGGTCGAGGCGCGCACCGATCAGCTCCTGCACGGTGTCGGGAATGCGGACATCGGCAATCGGGCGCGTCAGGCGCACGTGTCCGTCGCCGCGCAGCAGCACCCCCTCCTCGATCAAGGCGCGGGTGATCTCTTCCGCAACGAACGGATTGCCTTCCGCCTTCACCAGTATGCGCCGCTCCAGTTCGGCCGGCAGGCGCCCACCGGCCAGTGCGCCGATGATCTCGGTCGTGTCGGCATCGGAGAGCGCGCGCAGGTTGAGCTGCGTAAACGCGGCGTGGGTTCGCCATGCCGGTCGATAATCGGGCCGGTGACTCACCACCAGCATGAGCCGGCCCT
This genomic interval from Candidatus Binatia bacterium contains the following:
- a CDS encoding PspC domain-containing protein — its product is MAETKPCPYCGEEIRAEAIRCRYCRSRLTSFDPSRWHRSHPEARLAGVCAALAHVLAVPVALVRLVFVVLTFIHLLGPLLYAGLWVVIPRSPGEDSLLERWLQEALALTRKFSGREDKPPPPVDPSAH
- a CDS encoding glycosyltransferase family 39 protein, with translation MFRARPERPVAVRIATWTVFGAVVATAGTRLCLAWTSVAILVEKSLPDDAFYYFQIARHLAQGDGVTFDGLTATNGFHPLWLVLITPFFYLFPGNPELPIHLALALSTLLSLATLLFVYAITAQLTGDRFAAALAVALYAFNPWVVVESLNGLETAVANLCFAAMAWYYLACDNVWDNRRALTLGLLAGLTALARTDNVLLFVVLLLALRAGRTPRAWVRLVLIAGVTASVVVMPWVLWSALRAGSPIQSSGLAVPFVIRGNIVPALGTDSLARWVVGQTLEGIRLALSYSGTPWPPLPFVLAVVALAVSDYKKDFALRRQLGQLNFMAAVLLALVLFHSSYRLYPRGWYFVPVAFLSALYLGVLLASLHRAAPRRSTTIASAVVVLVIAGINVVGFGTRWRTGLYPWQSEMLTAARWLGEHTDPSAKIGAFNAGIMAYWNPERTVINLDGVVNTDAFTAIRHRRLWAYIDQAQLTYVLDYQPYWRASPATFSNAYGPYLGVSLPEHVSVVATIPGTFVSSDIVIMKTKASRLIPEPALGIK
- a CDS encoding sigma-70 family RNA polymerase sigma factor — protein: MATDEDLIGQVAGGDELALQELLRRYERPLSHFIYRHTAGREVEDLYQETWLRVVGAAERFDPGRRFSTWLFQIAVNLCRDWHRRGGADAVPTPDAAEAAVDLGRAEAGMDAARLLAVLPQLQREVLILRYFHDLSEEELALILDCPKGTVKSRLHNALARLAAHVRTEEER
- a CDS encoding adenylate/guanylate cyclase domain-containing protein, which gives rise to MHCVNCGTELIAGKPFCHVCGSAAVPGCPNCGARIGPGFQFCPDCGFRLAQGSGAAANLAPEIGPRKDQRASGLAKHIPEDLAEKIRAGTGAMVGERKLVTVLFCDLAGSTAIAERLDPEEYHELLEQYLERALREIYRVEGIVNQLAGDGMMALFGAPLAHEDAPERAVQAALGIRDALGALNEQLPARRGVQLLARIGIHTGPVVVGTVGNDLKMDYTAIGDTTNLASRLESLAKPGTVLVSEATRRLVRGLFEMRAVGPFEVKGKRRAVTAYEVIGRSRLSTPMAIAAERGLTPLVGRDQELAQLSACFERLNGGLAQVVAVVGPAGSGKSRLLYEFKQGLAAEEVVFFEGRCSSLSQVAPYALWINMLRQYFDLTPGESSECACDKIAQKALGSDDTAKELYPYLCRLLALPAEHLPDVPLEEVKGKTFEAVAQLVVSASKRASVIMLLEDLQWIDEPSSEMLDVAVAGLQGRLMLVVSHRPDYRPAWRTHAAFTQLNLRALSDADTTEIIGALAGGRLPAELERRILVKAEGNPFVAEEITRALIEEGVLLRGDGHVRLTRPIADVRIPDTVQELIGARLDRLGPHAKRVVQVAAVLGRQFQRAQLEKLLESEGLDVAGALEKLESVGVIHRKNILSTDEFRFGESLTQEVAYEALLLKERRRLHGRVGSVLEAAPGDMTAERTALIAQHFALGDDREKALAALLRAARDAVELPWYPAALRFYRQAWELADAALPEGQEATGPLAAALLEAALGLCRGVILYGSSDTGIEKPVRRARALAEALGNAEALAAACTFHGLLIMSGPREQFNEGLPLVEEGVRVAQGAGLALTAISVSRALAFAYVYAGRFDLGMRTIDWAVSELERLGQNEQLSDLYLGACSMRESLRYLCDDLQGAQQGAVGTYEQAVRASNRTIQCMTAATVASVHLARGEYAEARRWAETSLQVAEVIGNVAIVRTAAALALAARVELGETPPLPRYMELIEQGYGARSDMALKSLLVVDTLLAVGESARARRFAETAYAHAGGRLRQALCATALGDVMLRLGEQQWNDAEQRYQEAIELAQQIGARSTLAAAQLGAGELAAIRGDREQGRQLFIEALATARELGFGRLQTRAERLLENLNAPDDARQAGAQ